Part of the Candoia aspera isolate rCanAsp1 chromosome 1, rCanAsp1.hap2, whole genome shotgun sequence genome, AGAAATGGAAGTCAGTTGGTTGTAAGCCAAGTTAAGTGTCTTGAGTGACATTAGCCCACTAAATATACCCTCTGGGAGGTGAGTAAGGTAGTTGTTATTGAGATGGAGAATTTCCAGGTGGGAAAGTGCTTTGAACATATCCAAGCACAAATGTCTCTCCCATATAAGCTTTAGCATGTTGTCTCCAAGGTCCAAGTAAATCAACTGGTTGTCTTTTGCTATATCATTGTACTTGTAGCAATAAGATAAacgattgttttttaaaatgagatgctGCAGGGCTGAAATTTGGAGAAGTTTATAGAGATCACCCAGATTCTCCAACTTGTTTCCTTCCAAGTCAAGGAATGTGGTATTTATAGATGTTATTTTGCTGACAGGTATAGACTGTAGCCGGTTGCTACCTAACAAAACATAGTTGAGATTTGGGAGAGAATCTATTACTTTTAAAGCATTATCCCTGAAATCCACCTGCTGAAGCCTTGGTAAGGATTTGAATGGATCTCTATCAATCACTCCAATGTGGTTATTTTTTAGATCTATCTCAATCACATTAGGAAGCCCTTCAAAAGTGCCCTGAAAGAGCTCACCAAGCAGGTTGTCTGATAGGTATAGATGCTGCAGGTTCTGAAGACCAAGAAATGCTTCTGTccaaattctatttattttatttttgttaaggtAAAGCAGCTTCAGATCATGAAGATACTGAAATACACGTGgtttaagagaaaaaataaagcCCCGTGAAATATTAAGCAAGAGGAGGCCACTGTTAGTAAGACCTGCAAATGTATTATTATCAGGATCAGGAAGATTATTAAATCCAAACGATGCACCCATACTGTGAGAGAAGATCCTCAAATCCAAAAGAGGAGATCCGCTAATAGCTGCACAGAATTGCTCTGTTACAGTTGTACTCCAGCCATTATCCCCAACATCCAATGTTTCTATGTGAATGTTTTTTAAAGGGTTCCCACAAGTGGCCCAATCCACAGGAGATCTGTTATACAAACGAGTAGAACGAAGAATAAACATTTTGAACCTTGCTCCTCGAAAACTATTAAGATCCCCTTCACACAGAGATGCAATAGGGTTTAATTCCAAGTCTAGAATGTCCAAGTATTTCATGTTATAAAATACACTGTGAGGACGAACACGAGTGATTTTGTTATATTTAAGGTTCAGATATTCCAACGAAATCAAATCTCTAAGGTAATCCTCTTCCAGAATGGATTCATcaagattatttttatacagCAGAAGATTACGCACTCTAAACAAGCCCGCGAAAGCATTGGGGTCTAACACCATCATTTCATTGCCACCCAAGTCCAACTGTATGAGGTTTGGCAAATTACTAAAAGCATCTCTTCCGATGGTTAAGGGAAAGCGTTTTTGTGTCCCAAGTGACAAAATCATTAGTCTCTCCCTCAGTGGGAAAGAGGTCGCATTAACTTCCTGGATAAAATTGAAGTCGAGGAAGAGAAAAACGACATGTTCAGGCACAGATGGCACCCAAATAAGGTTGCAGGAGTTATAGAATGCTTTGCTGCCTTCCACGGTACAGTTGGGAGCTGCAAGTCTTCCTCTGCATGCAAGCACTGTTCCAATGACAACTACCATGCAATGGTGACGCATCATGCCCTCAACCTGTGgctgggggaaggggaggaaaaaaaaatagcattatcATTTGCATTGGACTGCAGAGAGCTGAATTAAACCTAACAATACAGGTTATAGACAGAGATCAAAAGTCATCTACTTTAATACTTTTCCAAGAGTTGCTACTGTGAATTCATAAAAAAGGATATCATATTGGTGGTGGTCCTATTTGTTCCCTTGCACCTCGTTTACATCCCTTGTTTATACAAAGCATGCTGCTTTGGAAAATGGGAAAATTCTGTATTTTCACTACCCCCTGGCGCGGATAAGAACGAAGAGCATCACTCAGAAATGAAACTTGTCAACACGGTATTTTCCTGCGTTTCCACAGAAATAAACTACATTGTAGTTAACAGTTACGTATGTATGCACAGGATCgcagctttaatttctttttagccCAACTTATCTTACAAGCATGAAAGATAAATGGGAGCAGCTTATTTATGATACTACCCCATGTTCCTGAGAGAAGCCGAACAATAATTCCCTATCTAGCATGTAAGGTTTCATTCTGTTTCTGAACAGTTCTTGGAGCACCTGCAGGGGTGGTAACCAAAGCCAGGATGAGAGCTGCACCCATATGATTGAATCCCCACCACTTTTCTATGTATGGTTGCAGCCTTTTTTGACTGTCCTGGAACGGTCCTGGTATTTGCCAGTGAGATGATCCCAGAATGGGGAATAAAAAATTTTACTGTCTTGGTTTGTTATATCTGTTCTTCTTTCTTATTATTTGATTGATGAAAACAGAACCAAATTGAAATAGCCcccaaatagtttttaaaaaacatattttggtTGTGTTTTCCATTCAGAACACTACACTGTAATGTTCTTCTTTGGACTTTATAACAActcatattttgctttatttactaGCAGATGAAGCAAAGGTGATAAAAGATGAAGGTATTTTTCCTGGAATACCGCAGAGTTAAGCAGTTCTCTGGCAATTCAGGTTTAATAAATTACAAATGagttaagatgatgatgatgatggcaatgataatagtttatggttttgatataCCACCATACACTGAAAAGACTCCCAGCAGTTTAAAATATaaccaaataaaaaattaaaagactaAGTATGTGATGTtgataaaacagataaaaccaTCAACCCACCCCAACCTATAAGTCTGTGTAATGTTTGTCCTTCTGCATGAAAAGAAGTCAAATTATATCTGCTGTCCTTACTGGAAAACGAAGTAAAAGGACTTGAGAGGAGAGTTTGTATACTGCAACACACCAGGGAAATTCCTGGACAGGACAGTTGAAGCTTCTCAAGAAGGGCTGATGCTGATGGAATTCAGCAACCAGTATCAGGTTCTTACTCTAGAAGACAACTCACAGCTACCTGAGCAAGCCTTGCCAACTCCAGCTTCACAGAACATGGTGGAAGACATTTGGACCTCCATGAGTAGAAAAATCACAAAGATTACTTTGAGGAAGAAGAGGCCT contains:
- the TLR5 gene encoding toll-like receptor 5 → MPQVEGMMRHHCMVVVIGTVLACRGRLAAPNCTVEGSKAFYNSCNLIWVPSVPEHVVFLFLDFNFIQEVNATSFPLRERLMILSLGTQKRFPLTIGRDAFSNLPNLIQLDLGGNEMMVLDPNAFAGLFRVRNLLLYKNNLDESILEEDYLRDLISLEYLNLKYNKITRVRPHSVFYNMKYLDILDLELNPIASLCEGDLNSFRGARFKMFILRSTRLYNRSPVDWATCGNPLKNIHIETLDVGDNGWSTTVTEQFCAAISGSPLLDLRIFSHSMGASFGFNNLPDPDNNTFAGLTNSGLLLLNISRGFIFSLKPRVFQYLHDLKLLYLNKNKINRIWTEAFLGLQNLQHLYLSDNLLGELFQGTFEGLPNVIEIDLKNNHIGVIDRDPFKSLPRLQQVDFRDNALKVIDSLPNLNYVLLGSNRLQSIPVSKITSINTTFLDLEGNKLENLGDLYKLLQISALQHLILKNNRLSYCYKYNDIAKDNQLIYLDLGDNMLKLIWERHLCLDMFKALSHLEILHLNNNYLTHLPEGIFSGLMSLKTLNLAYNQLTSISHEAFPAGLKILKLSSNQLLYPDPQLFATLDQLDITHNSFYCNCLLSNLIMWLNQTNVTLAGSPKDIFCSGPPELVGIPLQNLTTEGCSEDKLMEPLQLSLFIFTCVGLTVFLVAVVVFTRFRGACFLCYKTLTQFLMRELPPELDQQGYKYDAYLCCSSKDFEWVQNSLIKHLDSQYSKKNKFALCFEDRDFLPGEDHINNIHDAIWNCRKTICVVTRQFLKDGWCVEAFNFAQSRYFSDLKDILIMVVAGSLSQYQLMRYQPIRVFLQRGKYLRWPEDHQDLEWFLNTLSHQIIKEKGIKKKSPVLELKVITVS